Proteins co-encoded in one Leucobacter exalbidus genomic window:
- a CDS encoding cytochrome b produces MSSTVTETPAKNGSSRFTSAAATYIDDRTKIGGVVKEFGRKVFPDHWSFLLGEVALYSFIVILLSGTFLTLFFQASMVETVYTGPYVPMKGIEMSAAMASTLDISFSVRGGLLMRQVHHWAALLFVASIGLHMLRIFFTGAFRKPRELNWVIGFVLFILAMAEGFTGYSLPDDVLSGNGLRIIDGIVKAIPVVGTFFSFLFFGGEFPGTDIVGRLYMLHIMLLPALVILFVALHLAFVVIHKHTQYPGPGKTQQNVVGFPVLPVYAAKAGGFFFIVFGVIVLIASIFGINAIWAYGPYDPSPVSAGTQPDWYIGFADGMLRLVPPGLETEWFGYTWSWNMLLPLIIIGIFIVIVMIYPFIEAWVTGDKREHHLLDRPRNAPTRTAIGAAGVTFYAVMWAGASSDIMATHFQLSMEGVIHALQALLFLGPIIAYFLAKRICLGLQKKDRAIALHGYESGRIVQLPGGEFVEVHKPLESYEQWELVSYHDYAPLMLRPDDNGRISFGQRLRAGFSRWFFEDRIVPPTKGEIEQGDH; encoded by the coding sequence GTGAGCAGCACCGTAACTGAGACCCCGGCTAAGAACGGCTCAAGCCGTTTCACTTCAGCCGCGGCTACGTATATCGACGATCGCACCAAGATTGGTGGCGTCGTCAAGGAATTTGGCCGCAAGGTCTTTCCTGACCACTGGTCATTCCTGCTGGGAGAGGTGGCGCTGTACAGCTTCATCGTCATCCTGCTCTCGGGTACCTTCCTGACCCTGTTCTTCCAGGCGTCAATGGTTGAGACCGTCTACACCGGCCCCTACGTTCCGATGAAGGGCATTGAGATGTCGGCCGCTATGGCGTCGACGCTCGATATCTCCTTCTCGGTGCGCGGCGGTCTGCTGATGCGTCAGGTACACCACTGGGCTGCACTGCTGTTCGTGGCCTCGATCGGCCTGCACATGCTGCGCATCTTCTTCACGGGTGCGTTCCGCAAGCCCCGTGAGCTCAACTGGGTGATCGGTTTCGTACTGTTCATCCTCGCAATGGCAGAGGGCTTCACTGGCTACTCACTTCCCGATGACGTGCTGTCGGGTAACGGTCTGCGCATTATTGACGGCATCGTCAAGGCAATCCCGGTTGTCGGCACGTTCTTCTCGTTCCTGTTCTTCGGTGGCGAGTTCCCGGGCACCGACATTGTCGGCCGCCTCTACATGCTGCACATCATGTTGCTTCCCGCACTCGTGATTCTGTTCGTGGCGCTGCACCTCGCGTTTGTGGTCATCCACAAGCACACGCAGTACCCCGGCCCCGGTAAGACGCAGCAGAACGTTGTAGGCTTCCCCGTTCTTCCCGTGTACGCGGCGAAGGCTGGCGGCTTCTTCTTCATCGTCTTCGGTGTGATCGTGCTCATCGCGTCGATCTTCGGAATTAACGCCATTTGGGCATACGGCCCCTACGACCCCTCACCGGTGTCGGCAGGTACGCAGCCTGACTGGTACATCGGTTTTGCCGATGGCATGCTGCGCCTCGTACCGCCGGGGCTTGAGACCGAGTGGTTCGGCTACACCTGGTCTTGGAACATGCTGCTGCCGCTGATCATCATCGGTATCTTCATCGTCATCGTCATGATCTACCCCTTCATTGAAGCGTGGGTCACCGGCGACAAGCGTGAGCACCACCTGCTCGACCGCCCGCGTAACGCCCCCACCCGCACCGCAATCGGTGCAGCTGGTGTCACGTTCTACGCAGTGATGTGGGCCGGCGCAAGCTCCGACATCATGGCAACGCACTTCCAGCTGTCCATGGAGGGCGTCATCCACGCGCTCCAGGCCCTGCTCTTCCTCGGCCCGATCATTGCGTACTTCCTCGCGAAGCGCATCTGCCTCGGTCTGCAGAAGAAGGACCGCGCGATTGCGCTGCACGGCTACGAGTCGGGCCGCATCGTTCAGCTGCCCGGTGGCGAGTTCGTTGAGGTACACAAGCCTCTCGAGTCGTACGAGCAGTGGGAGCTCGTGAGCTACCACGACTACGCACCGCTCATGCTGCGCCCCGATGACAACGGCCGAATCTCATTCGGTCAGCGTCTGCGCGCAGGTTTCAGCCGCTGGTTCTTCGAGGATCGCATTGTTCCTCCCACCAAGGGTGAAATCGAGCAGGGCGACCACTAA
- a CDS encoding HRDC domain-containing protein has translation MVAQSELQTDWAFVADDDAVAAAAATLAAGHGPVGVDAERASGYRYGGDAYLVQMYRRDAGTFLFDPTKISSFAPLATALAGEEWIFHAATQDIPCLDEIGLRPPRLFDTELAARLLGFERVGLGSVTEQLLDITLEKAYSAADWSTRPLPEAWLEYAALDVVLLPDLRDLVQLELERQGKTEIAAQEFQAVLEQQPKPALPEPWRKLSGTQSLRTPRALALARELWLAREALARERDIAPGRLIPDRSIIAAAAANPRSPEDLSRLSTFKGRESRSELMRWWKAILRAKTTTDLPGPKPRDPGGIPHHRNWALRHPDAADRLTVARAAIEAEAEQQGMPTENLLKPSLLRTLAWEAPYDGSTETVERRLRELGAREWQVGITAPILAASFVAPL, from the coding sequence ATGGTTGCGCAATCTGAACTTCAGACCGACTGGGCGTTTGTCGCCGACGACGACGCAGTGGCGGCCGCCGCCGCGACTTTGGCCGCGGGCCACGGCCCCGTGGGCGTCGATGCCGAGCGAGCATCGGGCTACCGGTACGGCGGCGACGCCTACCTGGTGCAGATGTATCGCCGCGACGCGGGTACCTTCTTGTTTGACCCCACCAAGATTTCGAGCTTCGCGCCGCTGGCGACCGCGCTCGCGGGTGAAGAGTGGATTTTTCACGCCGCCACCCAAGACATTCCCTGCCTCGACGAGATCGGGTTGCGCCCGCCCCGCCTGTTCGACACCGAGCTGGCCGCGCGACTGCTCGGCTTCGAACGCGTGGGCCTGGGGTCCGTGACCGAGCAGCTGCTCGACATCACGCTCGAGAAGGCATACTCGGCCGCCGATTGGTCGACGCGCCCGCTGCCCGAGGCCTGGCTTGAATACGCCGCGCTTGACGTGGTGTTGCTGCCCGATCTGCGCGATCTTGTACAGCTGGAGCTTGAGCGTCAGGGCAAAACGGAGATTGCCGCGCAGGAGTTTCAGGCTGTGCTCGAGCAGCAGCCAAAGCCCGCGCTGCCTGAGCCGTGGCGCAAGCTCTCGGGCACGCAGTCACTGCGCACCCCGCGCGCCCTCGCACTCGCTCGCGAGCTGTGGCTCGCCCGCGAGGCACTGGCGCGCGAGCGCGATATTGCCCCGGGCCGCTTGATTCCGGATCGTTCGATTATCGCCGCTGCCGCCGCGAACCCGCGCTCGCCCGAAGACCTGAGCCGTCTCTCCACCTTCAAGGGGCGCGAGAGTCGCAGTGAGCTGATGCGCTGGTGGAAGGCGATTCTGCGCGCCAAGACCACCACCGATCTGCCCGGCCCCAAGCCCCGCGACCCGGGTGGCATTCCCCACCACCGTAACTGGGCGCTGCGGCACCCCGACGCCGCCGATCGGCTGACCGTCGCGCGCGCCGCCATTGAGGCCGAGGCCGAGCAGCAGGGCATGCCCACCGAGAACCTGCTGAAGCCGAGCCTGCTGCGCACACTTGCGTGGGAAGCCCCCTACGACGGATCAACCGAAACGGTCGAACGCCGTCTCAGGGAGCTCGGCGCACGCGAATGGCAAGTTGGCATTACTGCACCAATACTTGCGGCCTCCTTTGTAGCACCCCTCTAA
- the zapE gene encoding cell division protein ZapE produces MSEQQPTSARLVDRRPTISGPELVATLVPPPQFVHASFESYRPDDAYPSQAEARDALQAFTAPPAPVGRGGFFGFGRKKSADAGPQAPVKPGIYLDGGFGVGKTHLLAATWHATTGRKYFGTFIEYTALVGALGYAGAVKVLTGARLICIDEFELDDPGDTMLMTRLIGELTSSGTRIVATSNTPPNALGEGRFAAADFLREIQAMSDRFTTIRIDGTDYRQRDITGDAVALSDDAYRFALADVNASGERMSDDSFGDLIEHLATVHPSSYSGLLGGVQCIGLRDVYELTDQSAALRFVAFIDRVYDAQIPIRATGVSLTSIFGGGMIDGGYRKKYQRCMSRLNALSSSEIA; encoded by the coding sequence ATGTCCGAACAGCAGCCCACGTCAGCCCGCCTAGTCGACCGACGCCCGACCATCTCGGGCCCGGAGCTAGTGGCGACTCTCGTGCCCCCGCCCCAGTTTGTCCATGCCTCTTTCGAGTCGTACCGACCCGATGACGCGTACCCCTCGCAGGCCGAAGCCCGTGATGCGCTGCAGGCGTTTACCGCGCCTCCCGCTCCCGTGGGCCGCGGCGGCTTCTTTGGCTTTGGCCGTAAGAAGAGCGCTGACGCGGGGCCTCAGGCTCCCGTGAAGCCGGGCATCTACCTTGACGGTGGATTCGGTGTGGGTAAAACTCACCTGTTGGCGGCCACCTGGCACGCCACCACCGGGCGCAAGTACTTCGGCACGTTTATCGAGTACACCGCACTGGTTGGCGCCCTCGGATATGCGGGCGCCGTGAAGGTGCTCACCGGTGCGCGCCTCATCTGCATCGACGAGTTCGAACTCGATGATCCGGGTGACACGATGCTCATGACCCGCCTCATCGGCGAGCTCACATCGAGCGGCACCCGCATCGTGGCGACCTCAAACACGCCCCCGAACGCCCTGGGCGAGGGACGCTTCGCGGCCGCCGACTTCTTGCGTGAAATTCAGGCAATGTCTGACCGCTTCACAACGATCAGAATCGACGGCACCGACTACCGCCAGCGCGATATCACGGGCGACGCTGTGGCGCTCTCAGATGACGCCTACCGCTTTGCGCTCGCTGATGTGAACGCGTCGGGTGAGCGCATGAGCGATGACAGCTTCGGCGACCTCATCGAGCACCTCGCGACCGTGCACCCGTCGAGCTACTCTGGCCTGCTGGGCGGCGTGCAGTGCATCGGCCTGCGCGACGTCTACGAACTCACCGATCAGTCGGCAGCGCTGCGGTTCGTGGCGTTCATTGACCGTGTCTACGACGCACAGATTCCCATTCGGGCGACGGGCGTCTCACTGACCTCCATCTTTGGTGGTGGCATGATCGACGGCGGTTACCGCAAGAAGTACCAGCGCTGCATGTCGCGGTTGAACGCGCTCAGCTCGAGCGAGATCGCGTAA
- a CDS encoding alpha/beta hydrolase family protein, giving the protein MSEGMAVKRAGSRRWVRSPAATQRPVTQRVAFWCAMVGAGVVAGGVAVAGAAIAGSAAFARAAATPAVRRDTPIEVVRIERAAGQSVVWLRGAEADLPGRYSLIWERGHARVGEIITRAGGLVARTVVTVDEGDLIEGLRCRITGWWYPSAAALADESDDVRDVHEIELPLTGGVAPAWVLRPAKRARPGRGGRWAIHVHGRGALPAETLRGVAPLARAGITNLVMSYRNDPGAPAGDDGRYGFGVTEAADVDAAIQYALEQGASRVTLVGWSMGATACLVAATRGAHRDMIDGLMLESPAIDWPRLLEHQARLHRAPGGLAKLGIALLERGVVAADTAGDGIDFTAVTPAAFARELQVPTLIHASTGDTFVPAAGAEELAKLCPNLVHLRLVDQGEHVKLWNVDAESWERVTEEFVRVLPRPAWRG; this is encoded by the coding sequence ATGAGTGAGGGGATGGCAGTGAAACGAGCCGGTAGCAGGCGATGGGTGCGATCGCCCGCCGCCACGCAACGGCCGGTCACCCAGCGGGTCGCATTTTGGTGCGCGATGGTGGGGGCTGGGGTAGTTGCCGGCGGCGTCGCCGTGGCCGGTGCTGCGATCGCTGGCAGCGCCGCGTTTGCGCGTGCCGCAGCAACCCCGGCCGTGCGCCGCGACACGCCCATTGAGGTGGTGCGTATCGAACGTGCCGCCGGCCAGAGCGTGGTGTGGCTGCGCGGCGCAGAAGCCGATCTGCCCGGGCGTTACAGCTTGATCTGGGAACGCGGGCACGCCCGTGTGGGCGAGATCATCACCCGTGCCGGCGGCCTCGTGGCGCGCACCGTGGTGACCGTCGACGAAGGCGACCTGATCGAAGGGTTGCGGTGCCGCATTACGGGCTGGTGGTACCCGAGCGCGGCCGCTCTCGCTGACGAGAGCGATGACGTGCGTGATGTGCACGAGATTGAACTGCCGCTGACCGGTGGCGTCGCCCCCGCCTGGGTGCTGCGACCCGCGAAGCGTGCCCGCCCGGGGCGCGGCGGCCGCTGGGCCATTCACGTACACGGGCGCGGTGCACTGCCCGCAGAGACCCTGCGCGGTGTGGCTCCGCTCGCCCGCGCCGGCATCACGAACCTGGTGATGAGCTATCGCAATGATCCGGGAGCGCCCGCGGGCGATGACGGCCGATACGGCTTTGGGGTCACCGAAGCGGCTGATGTTGACGCGGCGATTCAGTATGCCCTTGAGCAGGGCGCCTCGCGCGTCACCCTCGTCGGTTGGTCGATGGGGGCGACGGCTTGCCTCGTGGCGGCCACCCGCGGCGCACACCGCGACATGATTGACGGCCTGATGCTCGAGTCACCGGCGATCGACTGGCCCCGGCTGCTCGAACACCAAGCCCGCCTGCACCGCGCACCCGGGGGCCTCGCGAAGCTCGGCATCGCGCTGCTCGAGCGCGGCGTCGTGGCCGCCGACACCGCAGGTGACGGCATCGACTTCACCGCGGTGACCCCAGCGGCCTTTGCGCGTGAGCTGCAGGTGCCCACCCTCATCCACGCCAGCACCGGCGACACCTTCGTGCCCGCTGCTGGCGCCGAAGAACTCGCCAAGCTGTGCCCCAATCTGGTGCACCTGCGGCTCGTGGACCAGGGGGAGCACGTCAAGCTGTGGAACGTTGATGCTGAAAGCTGGGAGCGCGTCACCGAGGAGTTTGTGCGCGTGCTGCCCCGGCCGGCCTGGCGCGGGTAA
- a CDS encoding Rv0909 family putative TA system antitoxin, which yields MGLENLGKQAGNFVKQNSDKINEAIKSKQAEGISDKLLDGAAGLANKVTGGKFADQVEDVRKNVDGQIGNE from the coding sequence ATGGGGCTAGAAAACTTGGGTAAGCAGGCTGGCAACTTCGTCAAGCAGAACTCTGACAAGATCAACGAGGCCATCAAGAGCAAACAGGCCGAGGGCATCAGCGATAAGCTGCTCGACGGCGCTGCGGGCCTAGCCAACAAGGTGACCGGCGGCAAGTTCGCTGATCAGGTGGAAGACGTTCGTAAGAACGTCGACGGCCAGATCGGCAACGAGTAG
- a CDS encoding DUF3000 domain-containing protein encodes MARIAGEPAVFAGAAAQVRGAHLRSELVTREIAPPERIAPHSVAIAAAIARDPHHSHPAEALESPYGSGRFLLLHDPASLLEWGAPFRVVCFAQAPLEQEIGVDPFISDVAWSWLVDALDSHGAEYRYLSGTATKTLSSGFGSLAGQGDAAQIELRASWTPVGTDYAAHAEAWSELLCLLGGLPHHEGIDSIAAHRARMREK; translated from the coding sequence ATGGCAAGGATCGCGGGCGAACCCGCCGTGTTCGCTGGTGCTGCGGCGCAGGTTCGCGGGGCGCACTTGCGCAGCGAACTGGTGACGCGCGAAATCGCCCCTCCCGAGCGCATTGCGCCGCACTCCGTGGCAATCGCCGCCGCGATTGCGCGCGACCCGCATCACAGCCACCCCGCCGAAGCACTTGAGTCGCCGTATGGCTCGGGCCGGTTTCTACTGCTGCATGATCCGGCATCGCTGCTTGAATGGGGCGCCCCGTTTCGGGTCGTGTGTTTCGCCCAGGCCCCGCTCGAACAAGAGATCGGTGTCGACCCGTTTATCTCTGACGTTGCGTGGTCTTGGCTCGTCGATGCCCTCGACTCGCACGGAGCAGAGTATCGTTATCTATCGGGGACGGCGACCAAGACCCTCTCGAGCGGCTTCGGCTCGCTCGCCGGGCAAGGGGACGCCGCACAGATCGAACTGCGCGCCTCGTGGACGCCGGTCGGCACAGACTATGCGGCCCACGCTGAGGCCTGGTCCGAGCTCCTGTGCCTACTGGGAGGCCTCCCCCACCATGAAGGTATCGATTCGATTGCCGCGCACCGCGCGCGGATGCGGGAGAAATAA
- a CDS encoding thiolase family protein, with product MAAMRDVVFVDGVRTPFGRAGEKGMYASTRSDDLAVKALQGLLERNPGLDPARIDDVGIAATTQQGDQGLTLGRTVSMLAGIPNTVPGFALDRMCAGALTVASFMGAAIGSGQYDVAIAGGVEHMGRHPLGLDADPNPRFVAEKLVSPEALNMGLTAERLHDRFPQLTKERADRFGMLSQQKVQAAYDRGDIQHDLVPVALRSPQGWGLATEDEGRRPTTTMEGLASLKTPFRPHGRVTAGTSSPLTDGATMSLLAGADTAKEMGLSAKMRLVGFAFAGVAPEVMGLGPVPSTEKALKRAGLTIDDIGLFELNEAFAVQVLSFTDHFGIADDDPRVNPWGGAIALGHPLAATGVRLMIQLARQFAERPDVRYGVTAMCVGLGQGGTAIWENPHFDGKKRK from the coding sequence GTGGCCGCAATGAGAGATGTTGTATTCGTAGATGGGGTACGTACCCCATTCGGGCGTGCGGGCGAGAAGGGCATGTACGCCTCGACTCGTTCCGACGACCTTGCAGTGAAGGCACTGCAAGGTTTGCTCGAGCGCAACCCCGGGCTTGATCCGGCGCGCATAGACGACGTAGGTATTGCAGCAACGACCCAGCAGGGCGACCAGGGGCTCACCCTGGGGCGCACGGTATCGATGCTCGCGGGCATCCCCAACACGGTGCCGGGCTTCGCGCTCGACCGCATGTGCGCGGGCGCGCTCACCGTCGCCTCGTTCATGGGCGCCGCGATTGGCTCGGGTCAGTACGACGTGGCGATCGCCGGCGGCGTTGAGCACATGGGACGCCACCCGCTCGGGCTCGATGCCGACCCGAACCCTCGCTTCGTTGCCGAGAAGCTGGTGAGCCCCGAGGCCCTCAACATGGGCCTCACTGCCGAGCGCCTGCATGACCGGTTCCCGCAGCTCACCAAGGAGCGCGCGGATCGTTTTGGCATGCTCAGCCAGCAGAAGGTTCAGGCCGCGTATGACCGCGGCGACATTCAGCACGACCTCGTGCCGGTGGCGCTGCGTTCGCCCCAGGGTTGGGGCCTCGCGACCGAAGATGAGGGCCGTCGCCCCACCACCACCATGGAGGGGCTCGCAAGCCTGAAGACTCCGTTCCGCCCGCACGGTCGCGTGACCGCGGGCACCTCTTCTCCCCTCACCGATGGCGCGACGATGTCGCTGCTCGCCGGCGCCGACACCGCGAAGGAGATGGGGCTGTCTGCAAAGATGCGCCTCGTCGGCTTCGCGTTCGCGGGCGTCGCCCCCGAGGTGATGGGCCTGGGCCCCGTGCCCTCCACCGAGAAGGCGCTCAAGCGCGCCGGGCTCACGATCGACGACATTGGGCTCTTTGAGCTCAATGAGGCGTTCGCGGTGCAGGTGCTCTCGTTCACCGATCACTTCGGCATCGCCGATGATGATCCCCGCGTCAACCCCTGGGGCGGTGCCATCGCTCTGGGCCACCCGCTCGCAGCAACCGGTGTGCGTCTCATGATTCAGCTCGCACGCCAGTTCGCTGAGCGCCCCGACGTGCGTTACGGCGTCACCGCGATGTGCGTCGGCCTCGGTCAGGGCGGCACGGCCATCTGGGAAAACCCTCACTTCGACGGCAAGAAGAGGAAGTAA
- a CDS encoding 3-hydroxyacyl-CoA dehydrogenase NAD-binding domain-containing protein translates to MTDYSKIDFSPLIAASADEVITESFVRDVALPSGGTLALITIDNGRDHTRPSTLGPRTLEALSTVLDALTQRAAAGEITAVAITGKPFIFAAGADLSKVSTLATPENARLMAQYGHFVLGKFKTVGVPSFAFVNGLALGGAMEIALHCDYRTLDSSAAALAFPEVFLGIIPGWGGATLVPNLIGIENALEVVVSNPLKNNRMLKPAQALELGLFDKMFGAASFIEQSVAWSDQVVSGGLKVNRPNVPGKLERLTKWPAAIKIARDTLKARIGTAAIAPYVALDLLSAAKDGDIERGFEREDDALAALISGDQFAASIYAFDLVQKRAKRPAGAPDKALAKPVKKVGVIGAGLMASQFALLFARKLRVPVLITDLDQSRVDKGISYIRGEIDKLEQKGRLSPDDANQVRALIHGTTDKTEYADCDWVIEAVFEELGVKQQVFAEIEPIISETAILATNTSSLSVHEIGANLAHPERLVGFHFFNPVAVMPLIEVVKTPDTDDATLSTAMQTARKLGKSAVITADRPGFVVNRLLAKVMGEAARALDEGTPMPVVERALAPIGLPMGPFELIDLVGWKVAAHVQDTMVHAFPERFYASENLHKLAEIESPLSKTKMGKVEDLSKAAKKALTLGKVAVTETEILTRVENELAGEIKLMLDEGVVAAAEDIDLCLIFGAGWPFQAGGTTPYLDRVGASERVFGGTFHDPRIAGHN, encoded by the coding sequence ATGACTGACTACAGCAAAATCGATTTCTCGCCGCTGATCGCGGCCTCGGCCGATGAGGTCATCACCGAGTCGTTCGTGCGCGATGTTGCGCTGCCCTCTGGTGGCACCCTCGCCCTCATCACGATCGACAATGGGCGCGATCACACGCGCCCGTCGACGCTCGGCCCGCGCACGCTCGAGGCTCTCTCGACCGTACTCGATGCACTCACCCAGCGCGCCGCCGCCGGCGAGATTACCGCGGTGGCCATTACCGGCAAGCCGTTCATCTTTGCCGCTGGCGCAGATCTCTCGAAGGTGTCGACGCTCGCCACCCCCGAGAACGCTCGGTTGATGGCACAGTACGGGCACTTTGTACTCGGCAAGTTCAAGACGGTCGGCGTGCCCTCGTTCGCCTTCGTCAACGGGCTTGCGCTGGGCGGCGCCATGGAAATTGCGCTGCACTGCGACTACCGCACCCTTGATTCTTCGGCCGCGGCACTCGCCTTCCCCGAGGTCTTCCTCGGCATCATTCCGGGCTGGGGTGGCGCGACTCTCGTGCCCAACCTCATTGGCATCGAGAACGCTCTCGAAGTGGTCGTTTCAAACCCGCTGAAGAACAACCGTATGCTGAAGCCCGCACAGGCGCTTGAGCTGGGGCTCTTCGACAAGATGTTTGGCGCGGCAAGCTTCATCGAGCAGTCGGTGGCTTGGTCCGATCAGGTTGTTTCGGGTGGCCTCAAGGTCAACCGACCCAACGTGCCGGGCAAGCTCGAACGCCTGACCAAGTGGCCGGCCGCCATCAAGATCGCTCGCGATACGTTGAAGGCACGCATCGGCACCGCCGCCATCGCTCCCTACGTTGCGCTCGACCTGCTGTCGGCAGCGAAAGACGGCGACATTGAGCGCGGTTTCGAACGCGAAGACGATGCACTCGCCGCCCTCATCTCGGGTGACCAGTTCGCGGCGTCAATCTACGCCTTCGATCTCGTGCAGAAGCGCGCCAAGCGGCCAGCCGGTGCTCCCGACAAGGCGCTTGCGAAGCCCGTGAAGAAGGTCGGCGTCATCGGCGCTGGCCTGATGGCGAGCCAGTTTGCGCTGCTGTTCGCACGCAAGCTGCGCGTGCCCGTGCTTATTACCGACCTTGATCAGTCGCGCGTGGATAAGGGCATCTCGTACATTCGCGGTGAGATCGACAAGCTCGAGCAGAAGGGTCGCCTCTCCCCCGACGACGCCAACCAGGTGCGCGCGCTCATTCACGGCACGACCGATAAAACCGAATACGCAGACTGCGATTGGGTGATCGAGGCCGTCTTTGAGGAGCTTGGCGTCAAGCAGCAGGTATTCGCAGAGATCGAACCGATCATCTCTGAGACCGCGATCCTTGCCACCAACACCTCTTCACTGTCGGTGCATGAGATTGGCGCGAACCTCGCTCACCCCGAGCGCCTCGTCGGCTTCCACTTCTTCAACCCGGTGGCGGTGATGCCGCTGATTGAAGTGGTGAAGACGCCCGACACTGACGACGCGACCCTGTCGACCGCGATGCAGACTGCCCGCAAGCTCGGTAAGAGCGCCGTCATCACGGCCGACCGCCCGGGCTTTGTGGTCAACCGCCTGCTCGCAAAGGTGATGGGTGAAGCGGCACGTGCGCTCGATGAGGGCACACCGATGCCCGTTGTTGAGCGCGCGCTCGCTCCCATCGGTCTGCCGATGGGTCCGTTCGAGCTGATCGACCTCGTGGGTTGGAAGGTCGCGGCGCACGTGCAGGACACCATGGTGCACGCATTCCCCGAGCGGTTCTACGCATCGGAGAATCTGCACAAGCTGGCCGAGATTGAATCGCCCCTCTCCAAGACCAAGATGGGCAAGGTCGAGGATCTCTCGAAGGCCGCGAAGAAGGCCCTCACGTTGGGCAAGGTCGCCGTCACCGAGACCGAAATTCTCACTCGCGTGGAGAACGAGCTCGCCGGCGAGATCAAGCTGATGCTTGATGAGGGCGTTGTTGCAGCCGCAGAAGATATCGATCTGTGCCTGATCTTTGGCGCTGGCTGGCCCTTCCAGGCCGGTGGCACCACGCCTTACCTCGACCGTGTGGGTGCGAGCGAGCGTGTCTTTGGCGGCACGTTCCACGACCCGCGCATCGCTGGCCACAACTAA
- a CDS encoding 6-phospho-beta-glucosidase encodes MKLTVIGGGGFRIPQLYAALGRDDAPLRITELHLYDVDRTRLDTIRKILEYLAPSLTQAPALSFGIDLDAAVTGADFIFSAMRIGGIDGRIADERTALELGVLGQETVGPGGLAYAMRTLPVATRLAERVRALAPTAWLINFTNPAGLVTEAMRRVLGDRVIGICDTPIGLMHRATRAAGALPQDVDFDYVGLNHLGWLRRLSVNGVDKLPEVLASDTALEGIEEARLLGFDWVRSLGALPNEYLYYYYFTREATARISTGAETRGEFLKRQQERFYTAGVGAGPAETFELWQDTLREREFSYMAEGRAEADRDARLTEDVEDGGYQKVALQLITALAGGTPAVMILNVANAGNVAGLPDDAVIEVPCRVDASGVHPQQVAPVAGDMLGLMRQVKASEQLTLEATLTRNSELAWRGLAVHPLVDSVAVARKLLDGYRERIPGVAAAFD; translated from the coding sequence ATGAAATTGACCGTCATCGGGGGCGGCGGTTTTCGCATCCCTCAGCTCTATGCCGCGCTCGGGCGCGACGACGCACCACTTCGCATCACTGAACTGCACTTGTACGATGTTGATCGCACCAGGCTCGATACGATTCGTAAAATTCTCGAGTACCTGGCCCCGTCGCTGACGCAGGCGCCCGCGCTGTCGTTTGGCATTGATCTTGATGCGGCCGTGACTGGCGCAGACTTTATTTTCTCGGCGATGCGCATCGGCGGCATCGATGGGCGCATCGCCGATGAACGCACCGCCCTCGAACTGGGGGTGCTGGGGCAAGAGACGGTGGGCCCGGGCGGGCTCGCCTACGCCATGCGCACCCTTCCCGTCGCCACCCGGCTCGCTGAGCGGGTGCGCGCGCTCGCGCCAACGGCCTGGCTCATCAACTTCACCAACCCGGCAGGCCTCGTCACCGAGGCAATGCGGCGCGTGCTCGGTGACCGGGTCATCGGCATCTGCGACACCCCCATCGGGCTGATGCACCGCGCCACCCGCGCGGCCGGCGCTCTCCCCCAAGACGTCGACTTTGACTACGTCGGCCTCAACCACCTGGGGTGGCTGCGCCGGCTAAGCGTGAACGGCGTCGACAAGCTGCCCGAGGTACTCGCTTCAGATACCGCGCTTGAGGGCATTGAAGAGGCACGCCTCCTCGGATTCGACTGGGTGCGCTCGCTGGGTGCCCTGCCCAACGAGTACCTCTATTACTACTACTTCACCCGCGAGGCCACCGCGCGCATCAGCACCGGTGCTGAGACTCGCGGGGAGTTTTTAAAGCGCCAGCAAGAGCGGTTCTACACCGCGGGCGTGGGCGCAGGCCCGGCCGAGACGTTCGAGCTGTGGCAAGACACGCTGCGCGAGCGCGAGTTCAGCTATATGGCTGAGGGACGCGCAGAAGCAGACCGCGATGCCAGGCTCACCGAAGACGTCGAGGATGGTGGCTATCAAAAGGTGGCGCTGCAGCTCATCACGGCGCTCGCGGGTGGCACGCCAGCCGTCATGATCCTCAACGTCGCGAACGCGGGCAATGTCGCTGGCCTGCCCGATGACGCCGTTATTGAGGTGCCCTGCCGGGTTGATGCGTCAGGGGTGCACCCGCAGCAGGTCGCCCCGGTCGCCGGCGACATGCTGGGGTTGATGCGCCAGGTGAAGGCGTCAGAGCAGCTCACGCTCGAGGCGACACTCACCCGTAACAGTGAGCTCGCCTGGCGCGGCCTCGCCGTGCACCCGCTGGTCGATTCAGTGGCGGTCGCCCGCAAACTGCTCGATGGCTACCGCGAGCGGATCCCGGGGGTCGCCGCCGCGTTCGACTGA